One window of Biomphalaria glabrata chromosome 6, xgBioGlab47.1, whole genome shotgun sequence genomic DNA carries:
- the LOC106059914 gene encoding uncharacterized protein LOC106059914 isoform X2, whose translation MLNTSEYVFKSCIEPSSSDLEAYFQRRHSFFSTCMLSPFVDNQRYTSTGPADVDLIFPSNCTGKSFTLTISVFTNPPQIALYQKAIKVTVDGPREPRSKPKLHTDDRHIHRPSPVDVSLKRPIIPNPLREHQLSHLADLEVLRQQHANDVTHLDTRNHLNDFNRNYGDHSHHLDQSHRILSQNQTTDSESGLESHTNEVLTEPSEQISPTGQRSWSYDPPFSNETIHHVTRDEHLSIKDTSSDVPDHDERMEALSVSSSYDSRSAGLTSYHRKNPFSNISPKSPVAPCSDPRLSVYDRHEPSPFSVLSSSSEDRLESYHHSIQITEDRQSHLSDERLVRHYDSERLTNRYEPLLPKQLSEERLASHYDSGPYLTNEDRLINRYNVGSVHSPDERLTIRYETGQQHLGNERFDLKKALSSRFARSGFEPFSKCNLPSQLTAQHPGEGDCDRRFPSTFYPTSQSPNQIPLEENFFSTNRNRSSGFLDVNRSMIPESVDTKSRTFENPRILFRSDPRTQISTLYPVYGSRLGSENTAINFSLSESNDNIMVLPENQIRILQESGHSLHSNQGESDIKSYRALDPIHAGRNLSHSNFPILTISSVSNSSDTLSYLSVSPSHFLQSSFIYPQKYQPNQLIIPAGEKTYEILGYQKSNNKSELSEEYQDQSRSSTDAKYFKRRLSKNHEDKMLDPVTPNETGEMEKKIYDHGSSKYVKNSRPIERPIPIVLSSTTVTNKKISVHGEGTVETSSSDHVLSPLSSSQEWRSANSRQNSEEHTDMISVWRPY comes from the exons ATGCTGAACACATCAGAATACGTCTTCAAGAGTTGCATTGAACCAAGCAGTTCAGATTTAGAGGCATACTTTCAAAGAAGACATTCGTTTTTTTCTACTTGCATGTTGTCTCCCTTTGTTGACAACCAGAGGTATACGAGCACCGGACCGGCAGACGTGGACCTGATCTTCCCATCCAATTGCACAG GCAAAAGTTTTACTTTGACTATTTCTGTTTTTACCAACCCACCTCAAATAGCACTTTACCAGAAAGCTATAAAAGTAACAGTAGATGGACCAAGAGAACCTCGGAGCAAACCTA AATTACACACAGATGATCGGCACATTCATCGTCCCAGTCCTGTGGATGTTAGCCTGAAGCGTCCAATTATACCTAATCCTTTAAGAGAACATCAGTTATCCCACCTAGCTGACCTAGAAGTTCTTCGCCAGCAGCATGCTAATGATGTTACACACTTGGACACCAGAAATCATTTGAATGACTTCAACAGGAACTATGGTGATCACTCTcatcatctagatcagtcaCATCGAATTCTTTCCCAAAATCAAACAACAGATTCTGAGTCAGGTTTGGAGTCCCATACTAATGAAGTTCTAACTGAACCTAGTGAACAAATTTCCCCTACAG GTCAGAGGTCATGGAGCTATGATCCACCTTTCAGTAATGAAACTATTCACCATGTTACTCGAGATGAACATTTAAGTATAAAAG ATACATCCAGTGATGTGCCAGATCATGATGAAAGAATGGAAGCATTGTCTGTATCTTCTAGCTATGACTCTAGATCTGCTGGACTGACTTCTTATCATAGAAAGAATCCATTTAGCAATATTTCACCTAAGTCTCCTGTTGCGCCATGTTCTGACCCTAGATTGTCAGTTTATGACAGACATGAACCATCACCATTTTCAGTCTTAAGCTCATCATCAGAAGATCGTTTGGAATCATATCACCATTCAATCCAAATTACTGAAGACAGACAGTCTCATTTGTCTGATGAAAGATTGGTTAGACACTACGATTCTGAAAGACTAACTAACAGATATGAACCTTTGCTGCCAAAGCAGCTATCTGAAGAGAGATTAGCTAGTCATTATGATTCTGGACCTTATCTTACAAATGAAGACAGGTTAATAAACAGATACAATGTTGGGTCTGTTCACTCTCCTGATGAAAGGTTGACCATTCGTTATGAAACAGGACAACAGCATCTAGGCAATGAAAGATTTGATCTTAAAAAAGCTTTATCTTCTAGATTTGCAAGATCAGGCTTTGAGCCATTTTCTAAATGTAATTTGCCTTCTCAGCTGACAGCTCAACATCCAGGAGAAGGAGATTGTGACAGAAGATTTCCTTCAACTTTTTATCCAACTTCTCAATCTCCAAATCAAATTCCTTTAGAAGAAAACTTTTTCTCTACAAACCGAAATCGCTCATCTGGATTTCTAGATGTCAATAGATCCATGATACCCGAATCAGTTGACACCAAATCTAGAACTTTTGAGAACCCTAGAATTTTATTTCGATCTGATCCAAGAACTCAAATTTCTACTCTTTATCCTGTTTATGGCTCACGGCTTGGTTCAGAAAACACTGccattaatttttctttatctgAGAGCAATGACAACATTATGGTTCTTCCAGAAAATCAAATCAGAATTTTACAGGAATCTGGTCATAGCCTACACTCCAATCAAGGTGAATCTGATATAAAGTCATACCGAGCACTTGATCCAATTCATGCTGGTCGAAACCTTTCTCATTCCAATTTTCCTATCCTGACTATCTCATCAGTAAGTAATTCCAGTGACACCCTCTCTTACCTTTCTGTGTCACCATCTCATTTTCTACAGAGTTCCTTTATCTATCCTCAAAAATATCAACCAAATCAGTTAATAATACCTGCTGGTGAAAAAACGTATGAAATTTTGGGCTATCAGAAATCCAATAACAAAAGTGAGTTGAGTGAGGAATATCAAGACCAGTCACGATCATCAACTGATGCCAAATATTTCAAAAGGCGTCTTTCCAAAAATCATGAAGATAAAATGTTAGATCCAGTCACTCCCAATGAAACTGGGGAAatggaaaaaaagatttatgatCATGGGTCATCTAAGTATGTGAAGAATAGTCGACCTATAGAACGACCCATTCCAATAGTCCTATCCTCCACAACagtcacaaataaaaaaatatcagttcATGGAGAGGGCACTGTAGAGACATCTAGCAGTGACCATGTGCTGTCACCATTGTCTTCATCTCAAGAGTGGAGGTCAGCCAACAGTAGACAAAATAGTGAGGAGCATACTGACATGATAAGTGTATGGCGACCTTATTGA
- the LOC106059914 gene encoding uncharacterized protein LOC106059914 isoform X1 encodes MHLPADLKGFKPFQDKFYNMSDSDLDSVSTGLNDHHGDQLVKTGSPNFLCSILPSHWRSNKTLPIPFKVVAVGEVKDGTKVCITAGNDENFCSELRNNTATMKNQVAKFNDLRFVGRSGRGKSFTLTISVFTNPPQIALYQKAIKVTVDGPREPRSKPKLHTDDRHIHRPSPVDVSLKRPIIPNPLREHQLSHLADLEVLRQQHANDVTHLDTRNHLNDFNRNYGDHSHHLDQSHRILSQNQTTDSESGLESHTNEVLTEPSEQISPTGQRSWSYDPPFSNETIHHVTRDEHLSIKDTSSDVPDHDERMEALSVSSSYDSRSAGLTSYHRKNPFSNISPKSPVAPCSDPRLSVYDRHEPSPFSVLSSSSEDRLESYHHSIQITEDRQSHLSDERLVRHYDSERLTNRYEPLLPKQLSEERLASHYDSGPYLTNEDRLINRYNVGSVHSPDERLTIRYETGQQHLGNERFDLKKALSSRFARSGFEPFSKCNLPSQLTAQHPGEGDCDRRFPSTFYPTSQSPNQIPLEENFFSTNRNRSSGFLDVNRSMIPESVDTKSRTFENPRILFRSDPRTQISTLYPVYGSRLGSENTAINFSLSESNDNIMVLPENQIRILQESGHSLHSNQGESDIKSYRALDPIHAGRNLSHSNFPILTISSVSNSSDTLSYLSVSPSHFLQSSFIYPQKYQPNQLIIPAGEKTYEILGYQKSNNKSELSEEYQDQSRSSTDAKYFKRRLSKNHEDKMLDPVTPNETGEMEKKIYDHGSSKYVKNSRPIERPIPIVLSSTTVTNKKISVHGEGTVETSSSDHVLSPLSSSQEWRSANSRQNSEEHTDMISVWRPY; translated from the exons atgcATTTACCTGCAGATTTGAAAGGTTTTAAACCATTTCAAGATAAATTTTACAACATGTCCGACTCAGACCTGGATTCCGTGTCTACAGGATTAAATGACCATCACGGAGATCAGCTCGTGAAAACTGGGAGCCCCAATTTCTTATGCTCTATCCTGCCATCTCATTGGAGATCCAATAAAACCCTGCCTATCCCTTTCAAAGTGGTTGCTGTTGGTGAAGTGAAAGATGGTACTAAAGTGTGTATTACTGCAGGCAATGATGAAAATTTTTGTTCAGAACTCAGGAATAATACAGCAACAATGAAAAATCAAGTGGCGAAATTCAACGATTTGCGATTTGTCGGAAGGAGTGGCCGAG GCAAAAGTTTTACTTTGACTATTTCTGTTTTTACCAACCCACCTCAAATAGCACTTTACCAGAAAGCTATAAAAGTAACAGTAGATGGACCAAGAGAACCTCGGAGCAAACCTA AATTACACACAGATGATCGGCACATTCATCGTCCCAGTCCTGTGGATGTTAGCCTGAAGCGTCCAATTATACCTAATCCTTTAAGAGAACATCAGTTATCCCACCTAGCTGACCTAGAAGTTCTTCGCCAGCAGCATGCTAATGATGTTACACACTTGGACACCAGAAATCATTTGAATGACTTCAACAGGAACTATGGTGATCACTCTcatcatctagatcagtcaCATCGAATTCTTTCCCAAAATCAAACAACAGATTCTGAGTCAGGTTTGGAGTCCCATACTAATGAAGTTCTAACTGAACCTAGTGAACAAATTTCCCCTACAG GTCAGAGGTCATGGAGCTATGATCCACCTTTCAGTAATGAAACTATTCACCATGTTACTCGAGATGAACATTTAAGTATAAAAG ATACATCCAGTGATGTGCCAGATCATGATGAAAGAATGGAAGCATTGTCTGTATCTTCTAGCTATGACTCTAGATCTGCTGGACTGACTTCTTATCATAGAAAGAATCCATTTAGCAATATTTCACCTAAGTCTCCTGTTGCGCCATGTTCTGACCCTAGATTGTCAGTTTATGACAGACATGAACCATCACCATTTTCAGTCTTAAGCTCATCATCAGAAGATCGTTTGGAATCATATCACCATTCAATCCAAATTACTGAAGACAGACAGTCTCATTTGTCTGATGAAAGATTGGTTAGACACTACGATTCTGAAAGACTAACTAACAGATATGAACCTTTGCTGCCAAAGCAGCTATCTGAAGAGAGATTAGCTAGTCATTATGATTCTGGACCTTATCTTACAAATGAAGACAGGTTAATAAACAGATACAATGTTGGGTCTGTTCACTCTCCTGATGAAAGGTTGACCATTCGTTATGAAACAGGACAACAGCATCTAGGCAATGAAAGATTTGATCTTAAAAAAGCTTTATCTTCTAGATTTGCAAGATCAGGCTTTGAGCCATTTTCTAAATGTAATTTGCCTTCTCAGCTGACAGCTCAACATCCAGGAGAAGGAGATTGTGACAGAAGATTTCCTTCAACTTTTTATCCAACTTCTCAATCTCCAAATCAAATTCCTTTAGAAGAAAACTTTTTCTCTACAAACCGAAATCGCTCATCTGGATTTCTAGATGTCAATAGATCCATGATACCCGAATCAGTTGACACCAAATCTAGAACTTTTGAGAACCCTAGAATTTTATTTCGATCTGATCCAAGAACTCAAATTTCTACTCTTTATCCTGTTTATGGCTCACGGCTTGGTTCAGAAAACACTGccattaatttttctttatctgAGAGCAATGACAACATTATGGTTCTTCCAGAAAATCAAATCAGAATTTTACAGGAATCTGGTCATAGCCTACACTCCAATCAAGGTGAATCTGATATAAAGTCATACCGAGCACTTGATCCAATTCATGCTGGTCGAAACCTTTCTCATTCCAATTTTCCTATCCTGACTATCTCATCAGTAAGTAATTCCAGTGACACCCTCTCTTACCTTTCTGTGTCACCATCTCATTTTCTACAGAGTTCCTTTATCTATCCTCAAAAATATCAACCAAATCAGTTAATAATACCTGCTGGTGAAAAAACGTATGAAATTTTGGGCTATCAGAAATCCAATAACAAAAGTGAGTTGAGTGAGGAATATCAAGACCAGTCACGATCATCAACTGATGCCAAATATTTCAAAAGGCGTCTTTCCAAAAATCATGAAGATAAAATGTTAGATCCAGTCACTCCCAATGAAACTGGGGAAatggaaaaaaagatttatgatCATGGGTCATCTAAGTATGTGAAGAATAGTCGACCTATAGAACGACCCATTCCAATAGTCCTATCCTCCACAACagtcacaaataaaaaaatatcagttcATGGAGAGGGCACTGTAGAGACATCTAGCAGTGACCATGTGCTGTCACCATTGTCTTCATCTCAAGAGTGGAGGTCAGCCAACAGTAGACAAAATAGTGAGGAGCATACTGACATGATAAGTGTATGGCGACCTTATTGA